The genomic window TTCTCGGCTCCTATTTATCTTGACTACGTAGGTAAGAGAAAAGAGAAGATCAAGAAATTAAAACTTACTCCTGAGTCCAGAGTTATACTTACCAACTCTAAAAGAATAGTTGAGGATATTAGATACATTCAGAATAAGTTGAAGGGTATAGATCTCTATAGCTATCAATGCAAGGATATACCAAGCTTTTCTCTTCCTTCTACTAATAGAGTTACTTCTCCTTTCGGCTTAAGAAGAAAATACTCTGATGGTAGAGTTAGGTATCACAAAGGAGTAGATTTCAGTTCTGTTCCTGATGAGAATGTTTTCTCTGTTGGAGATGGAATTGTGGTGATATCTAGTAATTTTCTCGCTCCTGGTGAGACTATCTACATTTACCATGGCTATGGAATAATATCCTCTTATTTCCACTTGGCTGAGAGGTTTGTTAAGGAGGGTGAGTTTGTCAGTAAGGGACAGATAATAGGTAGAATAGGGAAAACAGGTATATCAACAGGTTCTCATCTGCATTTGGGGATGTATGTTTTAGGAATCGGAGGGTATGTGCCGATTGATCCTATAAGTTTTATTCAGTCTAGTGCAAACGGTAAATTCTTTGTTGAAGAGATACTATCTAAGAGAGGCAATTCGGTTGAATATGACTAGGAACACTATTTGCAAATGCAGCTGGTTTTCAATTTGGATAAATTCTATGTGGATTATTAGGTAACTTGGTTAGATTTCTTAAAAGGGGAACGTTTCCTTTTTAAACAAACATTAGTATTAGAAGCTTAGAAGTTTGGAGACTAGTGGGGTGTTAGGAAGCTTTTGCCTGGAAGAACTTTACTGTGTATAGTATCCAAGCTATCCATATCAAAAGTCCACCAACAAGTAGAATACTCAACCATCCACCTATCTTGAACAGGGTTCCAGCGACTTTGAATTCCATCTCCGGGAAGTGTTTATTCAGCAGTTCCGAAACTGTATTCATTTTTAGTCCATAGATTATTACAGATACCCAAATACTGATAAAGCATAATATTATGATTATTAATCCCACTATTCCTACTCCGGACATTAAGGAAATTATGGTTTGAAGATCAATATTTTCGGTTATCTGGGTGGAACCTACTGCTAATCCAAAACTAATTGCTGCGGCTACTATCGTTACTCCAATTATCATTACAGCGATAAATGAAACTATGAGAGGTAAGAGAATAGCCCATAACCCTTGTGAGAACATTTTCGGTTCGTTTACAGAATTTGAGATCTTACTTAGTCCTATCAAAAAAAGCACTGCCCCTGCAAGGGACAGGATTCCTGATAGAATCGGTATAAGGAAAAGAATTGGTGAAATGACAATAAACAAGCTACCGAGAGCAGATAAGGTTTTTGCATCTTGTGACATAGAATACCTCCTTTTCTACTGAGTAATTGTGAACAACAGAATTACTTTTGTCAAGAGGTTACTGAAGTGGTTAAATAGATTCCAACTAAAGCTATGTCTAACTCAAATTTTAGGCTTTGTTGTTCTTATGATGTTTAGCTAGAAATTCGGTAGGAAAATCTATTATCATTAGTTAGGTTTATGA from Brevinematia bacterium includes these protein-coding regions:
- a CDS encoding DUF996 domain-containing protein yields the protein MSQDAKTLSALGSLFIVISPILFLIPILSGILSLAGAVLFLIGLSKISNSVNEPKMFSQGLWAILLPLIVSFIAVMIIGVTIVAAAISFGLAVGSTQITENIDLQTIISLMSGVGIVGLIIIILCFISIWVSVIIYGLKMNTVSELLNKHFPEMEFKVAGTLFKIGGWLSILLVGGLLIWIAWILYTVKFFQAKAS
- a CDS encoding M23 family metallopeptidase; the protein is MRLPRIISLVFMFLVFVISFASMEVVLVPKTTLESVGEVTLVISKVKLTNAFVRLSYNTNIVFPFYPAHMGMVSIIPIPPEIRMKKVLLEVLEDGKTLFSAPIYLDYVGKRKEKIKKLKLTPESRVILTNSKRIVEDIRYIQNKLKGIDLYSYQCKDIPSFSLPSTNRVTSPFGLRRKYSDGRVRYHKGVDFSSVPDENVFSVGDGIVVISSNFLAPGETIYIYHGYGIISSYFHLAERFVKEGEFVSKGQIIGRIGKTGISTGSHLHLGMYVLGIGGYVPIDPISFIQSSANGKFFVEEILSKRGNSVEYD